The Micromonospora sp. NBC_01740 genome includes a window with the following:
- a CDS encoding arginine deiminase — translation MTHYVDSEVGRLGTVLLHRPGPELARLTPRNNDSLLFDAIPWVGRAQEEHDAFAAALRERGVEVLYLATLLAETLAVADARAELTGEVLRSPRLGDSLRARVADHLAYLDPVALADVLIAGLAHEELRVSRERPGGLVYTLMDRHDFVIDPLPNLLFTRDSSFWVGDRVGVTSLAMPARRRETTLTDAIYRHHPRFAGTELVYQPGLEHLEGGDVLLLAPGVLAVGVGERTTPAGAERLARQVFAAGLAHTILVVPIAQERATMHLDTVCTMVDVDAVLMYPNIAHTLSAYTVIAGADGEDPRVDGPAPFLRAAADAMDLPQLRVIDTGLDPVTAEREQWDDGNNTLAIAPRLCVGYERNTETNAQLERAGIEVIPIASSELGSGRGGPRCMSCPLVREPLGAPGEGRVPS, via the coding sequence GTGACCCACTACGTGGACAGCGAAGTCGGTCGGCTCGGGACGGTGCTGCTGCACCGCCCCGGTCCTGAGTTGGCCCGGCTCACCCCCCGGAACAACGACTCGCTCCTCTTCGACGCCATCCCATGGGTCGGACGGGCCCAGGAGGAGCACGACGCCTTCGCCGCCGCCCTGCGCGAGCGCGGCGTCGAGGTGCTCTACCTTGCCACCCTCCTCGCCGAGACGCTCGCCGTCGCCGACGCACGGGCCGAGCTCACCGGGGAGGTGCTCCGTTCGCCCCGGCTCGGCGACTCGCTGCGCGCCCGGGTCGCCGACCACCTCGCGTACCTCGATCCCGTCGCGCTCGCCGACGTGCTCATCGCCGGGCTGGCCCACGAGGAGCTCCGGGTCAGCCGGGAGCGCCCGGGCGGCCTCGTCTACACCCTGATGGACCGGCACGACTTCGTCATCGACCCGCTGCCCAACCTGCTGTTCACCCGGGACTCCTCGTTCTGGGTCGGCGACCGGGTCGGGGTGACCAGCCTGGCGATGCCGGCGCGGCGACGGGAGACCACGCTGACCGACGCCATCTACCGGCACCACCCGCGCTTCGCCGGCACCGAGCTCGTCTACCAGCCCGGCCTGGAGCACCTGGAGGGCGGCGACGTGCTGCTGCTCGCGCCGGGGGTGCTGGCCGTCGGGGTGGGCGAGCGGACCACGCCCGCCGGCGCGGAACGCCTCGCCCGGCAGGTCTTCGCCGCCGGGCTCGCGCACACCATCCTCGTCGTCCCGATCGCCCAGGAACGGGCGACCATGCACCTCGACACCGTCTGCACGATGGTGGACGTCGACGCCGTGCTGATGTACCCGAACATCGCCCACACGCTGTCGGCGTACACGGTGATCGCCGGGGCGGACGGTGAGGACCCGCGGGTGGACGGCCCGGCGCCGTTCCTGCGGGCCGCCGCCGACGCGATGGACCTGCCCCAGCTCCGGGTCATCGACACCGGCCTGGACCCGGTGACCGCGGAACGCGAGCAGTGGGACGACGGCAACAACACCCTGGCCATCGCGCCCCGGCTCTGCGTGGGCTACGAGCGCAACACCGAGACCAACGCGCAGCTTGAGCGGGCCGGCATCGAGGTGATTCCGATCGCCAGCTCGGAGCTGGGCTCGGGCCGGGGCGGACCACGCTGCATGTCCTGCCCGCTGGTCCGCGAGCCGCTGGGCGCACCGGGGGAAGGAAGGGTCCCTTCCTGA